One genomic segment of Arcobacter porcinus includes these proteins:
- the prx-suh gene encoding thiol peroxidase Prx-SUH, with protein sequence MASVKFKGELEVNLSGTEVKVGDLAPVVSAVGADLSDVTIGGQQGIAQIIIAVPSLDTGVCAAEARRFNEEAAKISNAELIIVSMDLPFAMKRFCTTEGIENLKVASDFRAKAFSKSYGVLQANGPLAGLSARAIFIINASGKITYKQIVPEITSEPNYAEVLEAAKEATTTSCCGSCH encoded by the coding sequence ATGGCATCAGTAAAATTTAAAGGTGAATTAGAAGTAAACTTAAGTGGAACAGAGGTAAAAGTTGGAGATTTAGCTCCTGTTGTAAGTGCAGTTGGAGCAGATTTAAGCGATGTTACAATTGGTGGACAACAAGGAATTGCTCAAATTATTATTGCAGTTCCTTCTTTAGATACAGGAGTTTGTGCCGCTGAAGCTAGAAGATTCAATGAAGAAGCAGCAAAAATTTCAAATGCAGAGCTGATTATTGTTTCTATGGATTTACCATTTGCAATGAAAAGATTTTGTACAACAGAAGGGATAGAAAACTTAAAAGTTGCATCAGATTTTAGAGCAAAAGCATTTTCAAAATCTTATGGAGTATTACAAGCAAATGGTCCATTAGCAGGATTGAGTGCAAGAGCAATATTTATTATAAATGCATCTGGAAAAATTACATATAAACAAATTGTTCCAGAAATCACAAGTGAACCAAACTATGCAGAAGTTTTAGAAGCAGCAAAAGAAGCTACAACTACTTCTTGTTGTGGTTCTTGCCACTAA
- the soxY gene encoding thiosulfate oxidation carrier protein SoxY: protein MLNRRKFLGLGLGAIAVASTSNLGAEDFRKSKPKAWTATKVDEAIKEVFGKTAAVESNITLSAPDIAENGAVIPISFKTDLKATKIAVFQDANPEATVAVYTITPNMVLDYAFRIKMQQTGDVIVIAEANGQLYKAVKNVKVTIGGCGG from the coding sequence ATGTTAAATAGAAGAAAATTTTTAGGACTAGGATTAGGTGCTATCGCAGTGGCTTCGACTTCAAATTTAGGTGCAGAAGATTTTAGAAAATCAAAACCAAAAGCTTGGACAGCAACAAAAGTTGATGAAGCAATTAAAGAAGTATTTGGAAAAACAGCAGCTGTTGAGTCGAATATAACTTTATCAGCTCCAGATATTGCAGAAAATGGTGCAGTTATTCCAATCTCTTTTAAAACAGATTTAAAAGCTACAAAAATTGCTGTATTCCAAGATGCTAACCCTGAAGCAACAGTTGCAGTTTATACAATAACTCCAAATATGGTTTTAGATTATGCATTTAGAATTAAAATGCAACAAACAGGAGATGTTATTGTTATTGCTGAAGCGAATGGACAACTATATAAAGCTGTTAAAAATGTAAAAGTAACAATTGGTGGATGTGGTGGTTGA
- a CDS encoding NnrS family protein, whose amino-acid sequence MISWYKKFCSQPHQSFFTSGIAFFILFMALFGLAFSTYINIDSSLYTYHAYALIFIVFIQFFLGFLFVVFPKFLMQAEIEPKVYMKQFYLYFISSLGVFLSIIFYSKLIIYFQSLMLFTQILSFILLYKIHKRSTMPDKNDTKWVLISFFTGLISHFLYILSEILTNYSYELLKFSVNSGFYLFLFMIVFTISQRMIPFFTRVMVPDYQINKSKYLLDIFFVLLLIKVIVLSFEDAKFNLFIDIPIFLFLVRELYKWKLPTFKTPAIVWILHLGIYWIVVAFFVSIIESIFAYIYPNIYFEKIVIHTLALGYFVTVLIGFGTRVILGHSGRKIETKLFAKLIFIFLQIFILFRVFTSISTNFSLDYALLIEINTIILIVLLLVWSLKYIVILIEPEKKIDKKSKWNI is encoded by the coding sequence ATGATTTCATGGTACAAAAAATTTTGTTCTCAACCACATCAATCATTTTTTACAAGTGGAATAGCTTTTTTTATTCTGTTTATGGCTCTTTTTGGTCTTGCTTTTAGCACATATATAAATATTGATTCAAGTCTATATACTTATCATGCATATGCACTTATTTTTATAGTATTTATACAGTTTTTTTTAGGATTTCTATTTGTAGTTTTCCCAAAATTCCTAATGCAAGCAGAGATAGAACCAAAGGTTTATATGAAGCAGTTTTATCTATATTTTATATCTAGTTTAGGAGTATTTTTATCAATAATATTTTATTCTAAACTTATAATATATTTTCAAAGTTTAATGCTTTTTACTCAAATTTTAAGTTTTATTCTTTTATATAAAATTCATAAAAGAAGTACAATGCCAGATAAAAATGATACAAAATGGGTACTTATCTCATTTTTTACAGGATTAATCTCACATTTTTTATATATTCTTTCAGAGATTCTTACGAATTATTCATATGAACTATTGAAGTTTTCAGTAAATAGTGGATTTTATCTATTTTTATTTATGATTGTTTTTACTATTTCACAAAGAATGATTCCTTTTTTCACAAGAGTTATGGTTCCAGATTATCAAATAAATAAAAGTAAGTATCTTTTAGATATATTTTTTGTATTACTTCTTATAAAAGTTATAGTGTTAAGTTTTGAAGATGCAAAATTTAATCTATTTATAGATATTCCAATATTTTTATTTCTTGTAAGAGAGCTTTATAAATGGAAACTTCCTACATTTAAAACACCAGCAATAGTTTGGATATTGCACTTAGGAATCTATTGGATTGTTGTAGCATTTTTTGTATCAATTATAGAATCAATTTTTGCATATATTTATCCAAATATATATTTTGAAAAGATTGTAATACATACTTTAGCTTTAGGATATTTTGTAACTGTATTAATAGGATTTGGAACAAGAGTTATTTTAGGACATTCAGGAAGAAAAATTGAGACAAAACTTTTTGCGAAATTAATTTTTATATTTTTACAAATTTTTATTTTGTTTAGAGTTTTTACTTCAATAAGTACAAATTTTTCTTTAGATTATGCCCTTTTAATAGAGATTAATACTATTATATTGATAGTATTATTACTTGTTTGGAGTTTAAAATATATAGTAATTTTAATCGAACCAGAAAAGAAAATTGATAAAAAGAGTAAATGGAATATATAA
- the soxA gene encoding sulfur oxidation c-type cytochrome SoxA: MFKYITKASLLFLSTTVFLSASNFNEGAEKDRLEMIKFFEAKFEDPAKNKDRFFPYFTEEELESKYDKNLKHMDFNKGSYAYSKDARAQYEALKEMPPYEEAIEKGEELYTEKFANGESLESCFPDLTNAGTYPYYDEKTNKMVSLTSAINDCRRANGEKPWGTKKGPMAEFQAYYVNESKEAEKNFDIKINSKAEQDAYERGKEYYYSQRGYLKLACATCHVQGSGQRVRNEVLSPLPGQITHFPVHRLKWEDIGTVERRISGCIVDQGQVPPADESQEMIELLYFLAYMSNEMPVDGPDVRK; this comes from the coding sequence ATGTTTAAATATATAACAAAAGCTTCATTATTATTTTTATCAACAACAGTTTTTTTAAGTGCTTCAAATTTTAATGAAGGTGCTGAAAAAGATAGATTAGAGATGATTAAATTTTTTGAAGCAAAATTTGAAGATCCTGCAAAGAATAAGGATAGATTTTTCCCATATTTTACAGAAGAAGAGTTAGAGAGCAAATATGATAAGAATCTTAAACATATGGATTTCAATAAAGGAAGCTATGCTTACTCAAAAGATGCTAGAGCCCAATACGAAGCATTAAAAGAGATGCCACCTTATGAAGAAGCAATAGAAAAAGGTGAGGAATTATATACAGAAAAATTTGCAAATGGAGAATCTTTAGAGAGTTGTTTCCCAGATTTAACAAATGCTGGAACTTATCCATATTATGATGAGAAAACAAATAAAATGGTATCTTTAACAAGTGCTATTAATGATTGTAGAAGAGCAAATGGTGAAAAACCTTGGGGTACAAAAAAAGGACCTATGGCTGAATTCCAAGCTTATTATGTAAATGAGAGTAAAGAAGCTGAAAAAAACTTTGATATTAAAATAAATAGCAAAGCTGAACAAGATGCTTATGAAAGAGGAAAAGAGTATTATTATTCTCAAAGAGGATATCTAAAACTTGCTTGTGCAACTTGTCACGTTCAAGGTTCAGGACAAAGAGTTAGAAATGAAGTTTTATCACCTCTACCAGGACAAATTACTCATTTCCCTGTTCATAGATTAAAATGGGAAGATATTGGTACAGTTGAAAGAAGAATTTCTGGATGTATTGTTGATCAAGGTCAAGTTCCACCAGCTGATGAGAGTCAAGAGATGATTGAATTACTTTATTTCTTAGCTTATATGTCAAATGAGATGCCAGTTGATGGTCCAGATGTAAGAAAGTAA
- the soxC gene encoding sulfite dehydrogenase has translation MKNSEVLSTENSSSLVEITSRRDFFKKTAINLAGAISAASILSPVTLSADDDAIIKEAPWGQKLGDPVDKNLYGVPSPYEHNNIRRTHDLLSSGDAYASISMCPIHESEGIITPNGLFFTRNHGGTAHIDPNEFRLMIHGKVKREVVLTLEDLKRYPSETRTYFIECPANGSPEWRGPQFNSLQFMKGMMSSAQWTGVMLKTILEDIGLEKDAVWMLAVGSDNASNPRTIPVEKALDDVMVVWGQNGEALRPEQGYPVRLVVPGWEGNLNTKWLKRLEFSDKPWHAKEETSKYTMLQKDGKAVRFFWVNEVNSVITKPCPEKPWTHLKKGDTVEIEGLAWSGHGTIKGVDISFDGGNNWVEAKLKGLVLPKSWTRFSYIYKWDGNPLLLSSRAYDDFGNVQPTIDQETSAIGVESVYHRNAIVTWEITSKGECNNVQIRKHKHA, from the coding sequence TTGAAAAATAGTGAAGTCTTGAGCACTGAAAATAGCTCTTCTTTAGTAGAAATTACAAGTAGAAGAGATTTTTTTAAAAAAACTGCTATTAATTTAGCTGGGGCAATTAGTGCAGCTTCTATTTTATCACCTGTTACTTTGAGTGCAGATGATGATGCTATTATCAAAGAAGCACCTTGGGGGCAAAAGCTAGGTGATCCGGTGGATAAAAACCTTTATGGAGTTCCATCGCCATATGAACACAATAACATAAGAAGAACACATGATTTATTATCATCAGGAGATGCATATGCATCAATTTCAATGTGTCCAATTCATGAAAGTGAAGGGATAATTACTCCAAATGGACTTTTCTTTACAAGAAATCATGGAGGAACTGCACATATTGATCCAAATGAATTTAGATTAATGATTCATGGAAAAGTAAAAAGAGAAGTTGTTTTAACTTTGGAAGATTTAAAAAGATATCCAAGTGAAACAAGAACATATTTTATAGAGTGCCCAGCAAATGGAAGTCCAGAGTGGAGAGGTCCTCAATTCAATAGCTTACAATTTATGAAAGGTATGATGAGTTCAGCACAATGGACAGGAGTTATGCTTAAGACTATTTTAGAAGATATTGGTTTGGAAAAAGATGCTGTTTGGATGTTGGCTGTTGGAAGTGATAATGCTTCAAATCCAAGAACAATTCCAGTAGAAAAAGCATTAGATGATGTGATGGTAGTTTGGGGACAAAATGGAGAAGCTTTAAGACCTGAACAAGGATATCCTGTAAGACTTGTAGTTCCAGGATGGGAAGGTAACTTAAATACTAAATGGTTAAAAAGATTAGAATTTAGTGATAAACCTTGGCATGCAAAAGAAGAGACTTCAAAATATACTATGCTTCAAAAAGATGGAAAAGCTGTAAGGTTTTTCTGGGTTAATGAAGTAAACTCTGTAATTACAAAGCCATGTCCTGAAAAACCTTGGACACACTTAAAAAAAGGTGATACAGTAGAGATTGAAGGATTAGCTTGGAGTGGACATGGAACTATAAAAGGAGTTGATATCTCTTTTGATGGTGGAAATAATTGGGTAGAAGCTAAGTTAAAAGGTTTGGTTCTACCAAAATCTTGGACTAGATTTAGTTATATTTATAAGTGGGATGGAAATCCACTATTACTATCAAGTAGGGCTTATGATGATTTTGGAAATGTTCAGCCAACTATTGATCAAGAAACAAGTGCAATTGGAGTTGAGTCTGTTTATCATAGAAATGCTATTGTAACTTGGGAAATTACTTCAAAAGGAGAGTGTAATAATGTTCAAATTAGAAAACACAAACATGCTTAA
- a CDS encoding CvfB family protein, producing MKKLNEKIVQGLVNTLKVNRVSEPGIYLISGDETEVLLPNAYVKKEMNIDSLIDVFIYTDSEDRLVATTLKPYIYLNEFASLKIVDSAKFGYFVDIGLAKDLLVPKNRQKGTFFVGSYKVLQMQFDDRTNRLIASEKYILNSEPKGLKQGDEVEIILYSKTPLGYKVIVDNLYEGMIFHSEIFENIKIGDKKRAYIKNLREDGKLDISLQKIGQKVDTEKVLEILKENNGEINFTYKSDANDIKDVFSMSKKAFKATLTKLLEEKKIKLEEDKISLI from the coding sequence ATGAAAAAATTAAATGAAAAAATAGTTCAAGGTCTTGTAAATACTCTAAAAGTAAATAGAGTAAGTGAACCTGGAATTTATCTAATAAGTGGCGATGAAACAGAAGTTTTGCTTCCAAATGCTTATGTAAAAAAAGAGATGAATATTGATAGCTTAATAGATGTTTTTATATACACAGATAGTGAAGATAGACTTGTAGCAACTACATTAAAACCATATATATATCTAAATGAATTTGCTAGTTTAAAAATAGTAGATAGTGCAAAATTTGGATACTTTGTTGATATTGGTTTAGCAAAAGATTTACTTGTTCCAAAAAATAGACAAAAAGGTACATTTTTTGTAGGAAGTTATAAAGTATTACAAATGCAATTTGATGATAGAACAAATAGATTAATTGCAAGTGAGAAATATATTTTAAATAGTGAGCCAAAAGGTTTAAAACAAGGTGATGAGGTAGAGATTATTTTATACTCAAAAACTCCACTTGGATATAAAGTAATTGTAGATAATCTTTATGAAGGTATGATTTTCCACTCAGAAATTTTTGAAAATATAAAAATAGGTGATAAAAAAAGAGCTTATATAAAAAATTTAAGAGAAGATGGAAAACTTGATATATCTTTACAAAAAATAGGTCAAAAAGTTGATACAGAAAAAGTTTTGGAAATATTAAAAGAGAATAATGGAGAAATAAACTTCACATATAAAAGTGATGCAAATGATATAAAAGATGTTTTTTCTATGAGTAAAAAAGCTTTTAAAGCTACTTTAACAAAGCTTTTAGAAGAGAAGAAAATAAAACTTGAAGAAGATAAAATTAGCTTGATATAA
- the soxZ gene encoding thiosulfate oxidation carrier complex protein SoxZ has translation MSGTTRIKAKVDKQGICEVKALAKHDMLSYQEAERAKKEANFITYLVAKVNGTIVYELSSSQFFSKDPFFKFSFTGAKKGDQIELTWTDLKGNSDTTIEAIK, from the coding sequence ATGTCAGGAACAACAAGAATTAAAGCAAAAGTAGATAAACAAGGAATTTGTGAAGTTAAAGCATTAGCAAAACACGATATGTTAAGTTATCAAGAAGCTGAGAGAGCTAAAAAAGAAGCTAACTTTATTACATATTTAGTTGCAAAAGTAAATGGAACAATAGTATATGAATTGTCATCAAGTCAATTTTTCTCAAAAGACCCATTCTTTAAATTCTCTTTTACAGGAGCAAAAAAAGGTGATCAAATTGAACTTACTTGGACAGATTTAAAAGGGAATAGTGATACAACTATCGAAGCTATCAAATAA
- the soxX gene encoding sulfur oxidation c-type cytochrome SoxX, which produces MLRLIKRGLLVAIFALLFATVSSASDEELIKKGEVLYNTNTKGNCIACHDANGKELDGPGTLGPKLQFLEFWPDEALYNKIFDPATGDPITAMPAFGKNGWLSDDEIKAIVAYLKTIK; this is translated from the coding sequence ATGTTAAGATTAATTAAAAGAGGCTTATTGGTAGCTATATTTGCTTTACTGTTTGCAACAGTATCAAGTGCTTCTGATGAGGAGTTAATTAAAAAAGGTGAAGTTCTTTACAATACTAATACTAAAGGTAATTGTATTGCTTGTCATGATGCAAATGGAAAAGAGTTAGATGGACCAGGAACACTTGGACCAAAACTTCAATTCCTTGAATTTTGGCCAGATGAAGCACTTTATAATAAAATCTTTGATCCAGCAACTGGTGATCCAATTACAGCAATGCCTGCATTTGGAAAAAATGGTTGGTTAAGTGATGATGAGATTAAAGCAATTGTTGCTTATTTAAAAACAATAAAATAA
- a CDS encoding ATP-dependent helicase, translated as MPLSTLNIEQKEAAICEYGNNLVIASAGTGKTSTIVGRISHLINNGVKPSEILLLTFTNKAALEMVNRVAKIFSEDIAKEIKAGTFHSISFKLLKELEINITLKQPNELKTLFKSIYEKRVFTQREDGTNPYDGGYLYDMYSLYLNANNNEDFITWIKDKNPAHEIYTLIYEDVIDEFNTLKKEFGYVNFDDLLTTMLEVLKDNYFEFKEILVDEYQDTNPLQGRLLDSFKSKSLFCVGDYDQSIYAFNGSDIKIISSFSEKYENAKVFTLKKNYRSTKPILDLATKVIEHNERIYPKKLDVVRQENIYQPKLLVFEELFLQYEYISNLISKTSTPYSDIAIIYRNNSSADGIEANLRELGIPAKRKGGMSFFDSVEVKYILDVLTLQVNQSDMMAFIHILEYGKGIGKAVAKDIFDALIKLGEKDAVKGLLEPIQSINNPFETKKSSYQLGLFDDFIELGSVAKFKDCNFDEAFFANPILKHPKLSVDGAKYIYDFYLLLKQLKRVKNPTNMIVTIGSSLVYSKLKEHLSTKRATQKDGTINEILKFKAIAKLNQKVEILRNLSRNYNELYRFLNAMILGGSELSEGDGVNLLSIHASKGLEFKEVYIIDLMDGRFPNRKLMSKGGSIEEERRLFYVAVTRAKDILYLSYAKYDRIKKMSFVPSIFLKEAGLVEKKTDSEDI; from the coding sequence ATGCCATTATCAACACTTAACATAGAACAAAAAGAAGCAGCAATTTGCGAATATGGAAATAATCTTGTAATTGCAAGTGCAGGAACAGGAAAAACATCTACAATAGTTGGAAGAATTTCACATTTGATAAATAATGGTGTAAAACCAAGTGAAATATTACTTTTGACTTTTACAAACAAAGCAGCCCTAGAAATGGTAAATAGAGTAGCAAAAATATTTTCAGAAGATATAGCAAAAGAGATAAAAGCTGGAACTTTTCACTCAATATCATTTAAACTACTTAAAGAGTTAGAGATAAATATAACTTTAAAACAACCAAATGAACTTAAAACTCTATTTAAATCAATTTATGAAAAAAGAGTTTTCACTCAAAGAGAAGATGGTACAAATCCTTATGATGGTGGATATTTATATGATATGTATTCACTTTACTTAAATGCAAATAATAATGAAGATTTTATAACATGGATAAAAGATAAAAATCCTGCACATGAAATTTATACTTTGATATATGAAGATGTAATTGATGAATTTAATACTTTAAAAAAAGAGTTTGGATATGTAAATTTTGATGATTTATTAACAACTATGCTTGAAGTATTAAAAGATAATTATTTTGAATTTAAAGAGATTTTAGTAGATGAATATCAAGATACAAATCCATTACAAGGGCGTTTACTTGACTCATTTAAATCAAAATCGCTATTTTGTGTTGGAGATTATGACCAAAGTATTTATGCTTTTAATGGTTCGGATATTAAAATTATCTCTAGTTTTAGTGAAAAATATGAAAATGCAAAAGTATTTACTTTAAAAAAAAATTATCGATCTACAAAGCCAATTTTGGATTTGGCAACAAAAGTAATTGAACACAATGAACGAATTTATCCAAAAAAACTTGATGTTGTAAGGCAAGAGAATATTTACCAACCAAAACTATTGGTTTTTGAAGAGCTTTTTTTACAATATGAATATATCTCAAATCTTATATCAAAAACTTCAACTCCATATAGTGATATTGCAATAATTTATAGAAACAACTCAAGTGCAGATGGAATTGAAGCAAATTTAAGAGAGCTTGGAATTCCTGCTAAAAGAAAAGGTGGAATGAGTTTTTTTGATTCAGTTGAAGTAAAATATATTTTAGATGTTTTAACATTGCAAGTAAATCAAAGTGATATGATGGCATTTATCCATATTTTAGAGTATGGAAAAGGGATAGGAAAAGCAGTTGCAAAAGACATTTTTGATGCTTTAATAAAACTTGGGGAAAAAGATGCTGTAAAAGGTTTGCTTGAACCAATACAAAGTATAAATAATCCTTTTGAAACAAAAAAATCTAGCTATCAATTAGGATTATTTGATGATTTTATAGAGCTTGGAAGTGTTGCAAAATTTAAGGATTGTAACTTCGATGAAGCTTTTTTTGCTAATCCTATTTTAAAGCATCCAAAATTATCGGTTGATGGTGCAAAATATATTTATGATTTTTATCTTTTATTAAAACAGCTAAAAAGAGTAAAAAATCCTACAAATATGATAGTAACTATTGGAAGTTCGTTGGTTTACTCAAAATTAAAAGAGCATTTAAGTACAAAAAGAGCAACACAAAAAGATGGAACTATAAATGAGATTCTAAAGTTTAAAGCTATTGCAAAACTAAATCAAAAAGTTGAAATTTTAAGAAATTTATCAAGAAATTATAATGAACTTTATAGGTTTCTAAATGCTATGATTTTGGGTGGAAGTGAGCTAAGTGAAGGTGATGGAGTGAATTTATTATCAATTCATGCAAGTAAAGGTTTGGAGTTTAAAGAAGTTTATATAATTGATTTAATGGATGGAAGATTTCCGAATAGAAAGCTAATGAGCAAAGGTGGAAGCATAGAAGAAGAAAGACGACTCTTTTATGTTGCTGTTACAAGAGCAAAAGATATTTTATATTTATCTTATGCAAAATATGACAGAATAAAGAAAATGAGTTTCGTGCCAAGTATATTTTTAAAAGAAGCAGGACTTGTAGAGAAAAAAACAGATAGTGAGGATATCTAA
- a CDS encoding c-type cytochrome, which produces MFKLENTNMLKNTLLAVGISLFLIACSSDVSDSKNETSVDGAVKYPTKDGKYSQYHVNMDKFDGSTIGRAPTKTEIASWDTDVMYDGTGLPEFDMHEGKPVLDEDGNPKKAQGSVEEGSELYDAQCVMCHGDFGSGGKGYPKLAGGSLESLKNQRLNPADENPSPDSPDRTIGSYWPYASTLYWYIQESMPFNSPKTLTNSETYALTAYMLSINDIEIDGESLDDDFILDKEQFLKIVMPNVDGFYPETNTPENPKLGVENMTKYLSNPKNYGTGTRCMSNCLEDNIDNLKLEIKDDLTLSANEKLSTKRDLKAKVETKISIGETLYNDYGCAACHSNKAIGAPVVGDKSIWENINKQGFDKVLYNAINGINAMPPRGGTDLSDDELKEIVSYMINSSK; this is translated from the coding sequence ATGTTCAAATTAGAAAACACAAACATGCTTAAGAATACTCTTCTTGCTGTTGGAATAAGTCTCTTTTTAATAGCTTGTAGTAGTGATGTTTCAGATTCTAAAAATGAAACTAGTGTTGATGGAGCTGTTAAATACCCTACAAAAGATGGTAAATATTCACAATATCATGTAAATATGGATAAATTTGATGGTTCTACTATTGGAAGAGCACCAACAAAGACTGAAATAGCTTCATGGGATACTGATGTAATGTATGACGGAACAGGATTACCTGAATTCGATATGCATGAAGGAAAACCAGTTTTAGATGAAGATGGTAATCCTAAAAAAGCACAAGGTAGTGTAGAAGAAGGTTCGGAACTATACGATGCTCAGTGTGTAATGTGTCATGGAGATTTTGGAAGTGGAGGGAAAGGTTATCCTAAACTTGCAGGTGGAAGTTTAGAGTCGTTAAAAAACCAAAGACTAAATCCAGCAGATGAAAATCCAAGTCCAGATAGTCCAGATAGAACAATTGGTTCATATTGGCCATATGCTAGTACATTGTATTGGTATATTCAAGAGTCTATGCCATTTAACTCGCCAAAAACTTTAACAAATAGTGAAACATATGCTCTTACAGCATATATGTTATCTATTAATGATATTGAGATAGATGGTGAGTCTTTAGATGATGATTTTATTTTAGATAAAGAACAATTTCTAAAAATAGTTATGCCAAATGTTGATGGATTCTACCCAGAAACAAACACGCCTGAAAATCCAAAATTAGGAGTTGAAAATATGACAAAATATCTTTCAAATCCAAAAAATTATGGAACAGGTACAAGATGTATGAGTAACTGTTTAGAAGATAATATTGATAATTTGAAACTTGAGATAAAAGATGATTTAACTTTAAGTGCAAATGAAAAATTATCTACAAAAAGAGATTTAAAAGCAAAAGTAGAAACAAAAATTTCAATTGGTGAAACACTTTATAATGACTATGGTTGCGCAGCTTGTCACTCAAATAAAGCAATAGGAGCACCTGTTGTTGGAGATAAATCTATTTGGGAAAATATTAATAAACAAGGCTTTGATAAAGTTTTATATAATGCAATAAACGGTATAAATGCTATGCCACCAAGAGGTGGAACAGATTTAAGTGATGATGAACTTAAAGAAATTGTTTCTTATATGATTAATTCAAGTAAGTAA
- a CDS encoding cation:proton antiporter, with protein MEKIILVITVCTIIMTSPLISKILKTPIVVVEISLGLLCGYLGFIYDDETLQLVAKFGFVYLMFLAGLEINLKLVKVIKATMTLNVIFYFISLYTISGFVCWFFDLGLTYFVAFPIFSLGILMMLIKEYGKDEPWLNLALSIGVVGEFVSILALALFSGYTEYGFTKDFFISIILIISVVVVSIILLRFSYMLFWWFPEVKKYLIPDEKDDKLDQDIRFSISLLLILVSIMLILRIDVVLGAFAGGLFFKMFFNKKEILLHKIESFGFGFFAPIFFIYTGSTVKLDMITLDILKHALFIMIAMVIIRFISSYLVFYNYLKAKYTTLFALSDSMPLTFLVAIAMISYNFKLITQEQYFAFIIASMLNALIIMVVLRKLYKLFKLDTTESEKNT; from the coding sequence ATGGAAAAGATTATATTAGTTATTACAGTTTGTACAATAATAATGACATCTCCACTTATTTCAAAAATATTAAAAACACCAATTGTTGTTGTTGAGATAAGTCTTGGATTACTTTGTGGATATTTAGGTTTTATATATGATGATGAAACTTTACAACTTGTAGCAAAATTTGGTTTTGTCTATTTGATGTTTCTAGCTGGTTTAGAGATAAATTTAAAACTTGTAAAAGTTATAAAAGCTACTATGACCTTAAATGTAATATTTTATTTTATATCTTTATATACAATCTCAGGTTTTGTATGTTGGTTTTTTGATTTAGGATTAACATATTTTGTGGCTTTCCCTATTTTCTCTTTAGGTATTTTAATGATGCTTATAAAAGAGTATGGAAAAGATGAGCCTTGGCTAAATTTAGCTTTATCTATTGGGGTTGTTGGAGAGTTCGTTAGTATCTTAGCTCTTGCTCTTTTTAGTGGATATACTGAATATGGTTTTACAAAAGACTTTTTTATATCAATTATTTTAATTATTAGTGTTGTTGTTGTATCAATTATATTACTTAGATTTTCATATATGCTGTTTTGGTGGTTTCCTGAAGTTAAAAAATATTTAATACCAGATGAAAAAGATGATAAATTAGATCAAGATATAAGATTCTCAATATCTTTGCTTTTAATATTAGTATCAATTATGTTGATTTTAAGAATAGATGTTGTTTTAGGAGCTTTTGCAGGTGGACTATTCTTTAAAATGTTTTTTAATAAAAAAGAGATTTTATTACATAAAATAGAGTCTTTTGGATTTGGTTTTTTTGCACCAATATTTTTTATATATACGGGTTCAACAGTAAAACTTGATATGATTACTCTTGATATTTTAAAACATGCACTATTTATAATGATTGCTATGGTTATAATTAGATTTATAAGCTCTTATTTAGTTTTTTATAACTATTTAAAAGCAAAATATACTACACTTTTTGCATTAAGTGATTCAATGCCACTTACATTTTTGGTAGCAATTGCAATGATTTCATATAATTTTAAATTAATTACTCAAGAACAATATTTTGCATTCATTATAGCAAGTATGTTAAATGCTCTAATTATAATGGTTGTATTAAGAAAACTATACAAATTATTTAAATTAGATACTACTGAAAGTGAAAAAAACACTTAA